A single window of Nitrospirota bacterium DNA harbors:
- a CDS encoding Uma2 family endonuclease: protein MIAGTVDADFDLTEIINGEEIMGPSPFMRHQDIVFNLADIIRHHVKTNKLGKVYLSPLDVIFEEGVNRLQPDIMFIRKENLSIAQDWIRGVPDMVCEVISSGSYEMDTAVKKAIYQRYRVPEYWIVMPEPQTVEILTIVGDKYKLHSFAAIEGFVTSKVIEGLQVDINDIFE, encoded by the coding sequence ATGATAGCAGGAACAGTAGACGCAGATTTTGACTTAACAGAAATCATAAACGGAGAGGAAATCATGGGGCCTAGCCCATTTATGAGACATCAGGATATTGTTTTTAACTTAGCGGATATTATACGCCACCACGTAAAGACTAATAAATTAGGGAAAGTTTATTTATCACCACTTGATGTAATCTTTGAAGAAGGAGTTAACAGGCTTCAACCGGACATAATGTTTATCAGAAAAGAAAACCTGAGTATTGCACAGGATTGGATAAGAGGCGTACCGGATATGGTTTGTGAGGTAATATCTTCAGGCAGCTATGAAATGGATACGGCAGTAAAGAAGGCTATCTATCAGAGATACAGGGTGCCTGAGTACTGGATAGTCATGCCAGAGCCGCAAACTGTTGAGATATTAACCATCGTAGGTGATAAGTATAAGCTACATTCTTTTGCGGCAATTGAGGGTTTTGTTACATCCAAAGTCATTGAAGGTCTTCAAGTTGACATTAACGATATATTTGAGTAA